One stretch of Acidobacteriota bacterium DNA includes these proteins:
- a CDS encoding zinc ribbon domain-containing protein — protein MVFACVLLAVGVIGFVLVVRDQDIPPAPVENPELTHLQERRVVLFENLKDLQFEYLQGKLSDGDYQSLKLGFQNDLAVVLASIDMLQEKFPQAVGNADASAAAGKSIPPSTVNVSGRCPACHAENPDGHRFCGNCGGPLG, from the coding sequence ATGGTGTTTGCGTGCGTATTATTGGCGGTGGGGGTCATCGGCTTCGTGCTGGTGGTGCGCGATCAGGATATCCCGCCCGCCCCGGTCGAGAATCCGGAGTTAACGCACCTGCAGGAACGTCGCGTGGTGCTGTTTGAAAACTTGAAAGACCTCCAGTTTGAATATCTTCAGGGGAAACTCTCTGACGGGGACTACCAATCGCTTAAGTTAGGTTTTCAGAACGATCTCGCCGTGGTGCTGGCTTCCATCGACATGCTTCAGGAGAAATTTCCGCAGGCCGTCGGGAATGCGGATGCGTCCGCGGCGGCGGGCAAATCCATCCCTCCATCAACCGTCAACGTATCCGGCAGATGTCCTGCTTGCCATGCTGAGAATCCTGATGGGCACCGGTTTTGCGGCAACTGTGGCGGACCACTCGGCTAG